The following coding sequences lie in one Apium graveolens cultivar Ventura chromosome 1, ASM990537v1, whole genome shotgun sequence genomic window:
- the LOC141703790 gene encoding uncharacterized protein LOC141703790, with protein sequence MQDNDDVQAKAPAQIQLEEYKREDEEKYYHPSRKTITQRQMDYNSESKPYSRSLRDDHHINISQGKTDWRKDPNLPPTYDSYGFSVSPMVLVKEFEKLGNAVRWPPKTMKPKSNLDSRLCCEFQADYGHRANDCVDLRKEIEALIKKGYLTKYMPTQKSNLVRNDRTTSGLPPPPPHHKVINFIAGGFEMCGDTYSQAKRRARGNGVQVSRADVSIDAGQVLQFDDSDMEHVRVPQHDSLVKSLPTGNCLIKRILVDNGITVNIMMIDTLRQMDLTEANIEKRFMTLVGFNGETKRTIGEIHLPTYAGGINLLQRFLVIDGVSTYNIILGRAWIHDMKTVSSTLHQVVKFPTPWGVQ encoded by the coding sequence ATGCAAGACAATGATGATGTTCAAGCTAAAGCCCCAGCACAGATCCAGCTGGAGGAATACAAGAGGGAAGATGAAGAGAAGTATTACCACCCCAGCAGAAAAACCATCACACAGAGGCAAATGGACTACAATTCAGAAAGCAAACCATATTCTCGCAGCTTGAGAGATGATCATCATATCAACATATCACAGGGGAAAACAGATTGGAGAAAAGATCCCAACCTTCCACCCACATATGATAGCTACGGCTTTAGCGTAAGTCCAATGGTGTTGGTCAAGGAATTCGAGAAATTAGGCAATGCTGTCAGATGGCCACCTAAAACCATGAAACCCAAGTCAAATCTAGATTCAAGATTATGTTGTGAGTTCCAAGCAGATTACGGGCACAGGGCCAATGATTGTGTGGACCTAAGAAAAGAAATTGAAGCACTAATAAAAAAGGGTTACCTAACTAAATACATGCCAACTCAAAAAAGCAATCTTGTGAGAAATGACAGAACAACATCAGGACTGCCTCCTCCACCACCACATCACAAGGTGATCAACTTCATTGCAGGGGGCTTCGAAATGTGTGGGGACACATACTCTCAAGCTAAGAGAAGGGCTAGAGGAAACGGAGTTCAGGTTTCAAGGGCAGACGTCTCAATTGATGCCGGTCAAGTACTACAATTTGATGATTCAGACATGGAACACGTTAGAGTACCCCAACATGACAGTCTGGTCAAATCATTGCCCACTGGCAATTGTCTCATCAAAAGAATACTCGTAGACAACGGCATCACAGTGAATATCATGATGATTGACACCCTGAGGCAAATGGATTTGACGGAAGCTAACATTGAAAAGAGATTCATGACACTAGTAGGATTCAATGGGGAGACAAAAAGAACCATAGGAGAAATCCACTTACCCACGTATGCAGGAGGCATCAATTTACTACAGAGGTTTCTAGTAATTGATGGTGTATCAACTTACAATATCATCCTGGGAAGAGCTTGGATTCATGACATGAAGACAGTTTCATCCACGTTGCACCAAGTGGTCAAGTTCCCAACACCATGGGGAGTACAATAG